One segment of Solanum stenotomum isolate F172 chromosome 1, ASM1918654v1, whole genome shotgun sequence DNA contains the following:
- the LOC125873127 gene encoding solute carrier family 40 member 3, chloroplastic translates to MVVVVSHAQPWSAFLTLRQAPLTSSSSFRIRPLTPRFRPLTPRFTTQRLGSLNTRCSINTDVLTDIVTDQEVRDDVATDDCGCTIPVLHLKSDILETEALNLLAKGTFVDTLLTTLPVLSEEEQNIIAATPAHPAGLYALYASCLVGYMVEQLWNFASPAAIALIHPSLLPVALMGFLAKLAVIGGGPLVGKLMDHFPRVPAYNCLNIVQTAAQLMSVGMIIHGHTLHPTSASSLLFRPWFIVLVLVGAVERLSGLALGVAVERDWVVLLAGTNRPVALAQANAVLSRINLLCEIVGAALFGILLSKYELVVCLKIAAGLMMGALPIVVSLTWLTNKLSSGVLDRAVETCLSCSFPSSLKSENIVGVGLEAIKHGWFEYIRQPVLPASIAYVLLYFNVVLAPGGLMTAFLTQQGLNPSIIGGFSGLCAFVGVAATFVSAKMVKHLGILKAGAAGLVFHASLLTTAVAVYWSGCLSQQTPIFFFLALVVLSRLGHMSYDVIGQQILQTGIPASKANLIGTTEVSVASLAESIMLGVAIVVNDVSHFGFLATLSLVSVVGAACLYCRWLENPTDTQRTLFSFSPHL, encoded by the exons ATGGTGGTTGTTGTTTCTCACGCTCAGCCTTGGTCCGCCTTCCTTACTCTCCGTCAAGCTCCTCTTACCTCCTCGTCTTCTTTTAGAATACGACCGTTAACTCCTCGCTTTCGACCGTTAACTCCTCGCTTTACCACTCAAAG GCTTGGAAGTCTTAACACTAGATGCTCCATAAATACCGACGTCTTAACTGACATTGTAACTGATCAAGAGGTTCGGGATGATGTTGCAACTGATGATTGTGGCTGTACAATACCTGTTCTTCATCTCAAATCTGATATTCTGGAAACTGAAGCACTAAATCTGCTAGCCAAGGGCACATTTGTGGATACTCTCTTGACAACATTGCCA GTCTTATCAGAGGAGGAGCAGAATATTATTGCTGCAACTCCTGCTCATCCAGCAGGGTTATACG CTTTATATGCTAGTTGCCTGGTTGGGTATATGGTGGAACAACTTTGGAATTTTGCCTCGCCTGCTGCCATTGCGTTGATTCATCCTAGTCTTCTTCCTGTAGCACTAATGGGTTTCCTTGCTAAG CTCGCTGTAATTGGTGGAGGTCCTCTGGTTGGCAAACTTATGGATCACTTTCCTCGGGTTCCTGCATATAATTGTCTAAATATAGTCCAG ACAGCTGCCCAGTTGATGTCTGTTGGAATGATTATACATGGTCATACTCTTCATCCAACGTCTGCATCATCTTTACTTTTCCGTCCTTGGTTTATTGTGCTTGTTCTAGTGGGAGCCGTTGAGAGGCTATCTGGGTTGGCATTGGGGGTTGCAGTGGAGCGTGattgggttgttttg TTAGCTGGAACCAATCGCCCAGTTGCACTTGCTCAAGCAAATGCTGTTCTAAGCCGTATTAACCTTTTATGCGAG ATTGTTGGAGCAGCATTATTTGGCATTCTTCTCTCTAAATATGAACTGGTGGTATGCTTAAAAATTGCTGCTGGTTTGATGATGGGGGCACTTCCTATTGTG GTATCTCTGACATGGCTAACCAACAAGCTTTCCTCTGGTGTTCTTGACCGTGCTGTGGAAACTTGTTTAAGTTGTTCCTTCCCGTCTTCACTAAAATCAGAAAATATAG TGGGAGTGGGTCTGGAAGCTATAAAGCATGGATGGTTTGAATATATTAGACAACCCGTTCTTCCAGCAAGCATAGCTTATGTGCTATTATATTTCAATGTCGTTCTTGCACCTGGTGGTTTAATGACAGCATTTTTAACACAGCAAG GTTTAAATCCATCTATTATTGGGGGCTTCAGCGGATTATGTGCTTTTGTAGGCGTTGCAGCCACATTTGTGTCTGCAAAGATGGTCAAGCACCTTGGCATCTTAAAG GCTGGAGCTGCTGGCCTAGTATTCCATGCTTCGCTTCTGACCACGGCTGTTGCTGTTTATTGGAGTGGATGTCTTTCTCAGCAGACtcccattttctttttcttggctTTAGTT GTGTTGTCAAGACTGGGACACATGTCCTATGATGTCATCGGGCAACAGATTCTACAAACTGGAATTCCTGCATCTAAAGCCAATCTTATCGGAACAACCGAGGTTTCTGTTGCGAGTTTAGCAGAATCAATAATGTTAGGAGTTGCAATAGTTGTAAATGATGTCTCACATTTTGGATTTCTAGCGACGCTTTCCCTTGTATCCGTAGTTGGGGCAGCATGTCTATACTGTAGATGGTTGGAAAATCCGACAGATACACAAAGAACTCTTTTCTCTTTTAGCCCTCATTTATGA
- the LOC125853477 gene encoding high mobility group B protein 9-like, with protein sequence MAAEENNTGTMEKKIHGGDKFSGAGTYACGFSSPIVAGDISTMQNLAGGSYYDGKDSFYEKLNKLNESSGLSLVFNLRQTNLDLHLFYEEVIKRGGFNQVTKDAMWGEVACTLHVKSNITMFPTQLQKVYENLLLQLEQLYYYRSREKGTMQPPSQVSDAVRLAPVKDRSDDSAGKRKFCDRSSPVATLHNNDRDCPVEKRKCKNDSRQVSTVGPETPEQKSQSSSTNRYLRKDPGAPIRGRSSYQMYVKLECERQKKVLGESYGSKKIRDMAINAWKTLSENDKEPYIEASKLDKERYIREMAAYEQHKNKETKTNPNLHSGLAPSMINFGAPSVIDHVTSQADTGSNIIPDAAFIESTVQIPNNSKTSNSIFQMDWGFFA encoded by the exons ATGGCAGCAGAGGAGAACAATACCGGCACAATGGAGAAGAAAATCCACGGTGGCGACAAGTTTTCCGGTGCCGGAACTTATGCATGCGGCTTCTCGTCGCCTATTGTTGCCGGTGATATCTCCACAATGCAGAATTTGGCCGGCGGGAGTTACTATGATGGGAAGGATAGCTTCTATGAAAAGCTTAACAAGCTGAACGAGTCCTCTGGGCTCAGTCTAGT CTTTAACTTAAGACAAACAAACCTGGACTTGCATCTTTTCTATGAAGAAGTCATTAAAAGAGGTGGATTTAATCAG GTCACTAAGGATGCTATGTGGGGTGAAGTTGCATGTACATTGCATGTGAAAAGCAATATCACAATGTTCCCAACTCAACTTCAGAAGGTGTACGAAAATCTCCTACTCCAACTTGAGCAACTGTATTACTATCGAAGTAGAGAAAAAGGAACCATGCAACCACCTAGTCAAGTTTCTGATGCTGTTAGGCTAGCACCAGTAAAAG ATAGGTCAGATGACTCCGCAGGGAAGAGGAAATTTTGTGATCGGTCATCTCCCGTGGCAACTTTGCACAATAATGATAGGGACTGTCCAGTAGAAAAAAGGAAGTGCAAGAATGATAGTCGCCAAGTTTCGACAG tAGGGCCAGAGACACCAGAGCAAAAATCTCAGAGTTCGTCAACCAACAGATATCTGAGGAAAGACCCCGGTGCTCCAATAAGAGGAAGGAGTTCATATCAGATGTATGTCAAGTTGGAATGTGAAAGACAAAAGAAAGTACTTGGGGAGAGTTATGGTTCTAAGAAAATCAGAGATATGGCCATTAATGCCTGGAAGACTCTGTCTGAAAATGACAAAGAG CCTTATATTGAAGCAAGTAAGCTGGATAAGGAAAGATATATCCGAGAAATGGCTGCTTATGAACAGCATAAGAACAAGGAAACTAAAACAAATCCAAACTTGCACAGTGGTTTGGCCCCGAGTATGATCAATTTTGGTGCACCATCAGTAATTGATCATGTGACTTCGCAAGCTGATACTGGAAGCAACATTATCCCTGATGCAGCCTTTATCGAGTCCACTGTACAAATTCCGAATAATAGTAAGACAAGTAACTCCATATTTCAGATGGATTGGGGATTTTTTGCCTAG